agcgatttttcaCGTCGTCGAGGGTTTTCTACATCACGTAGGAAAATTATCTTTTGCGGtgatttttatactttttacgACGGACAAAATCGTTGCAAATGCAAAATTGATCTTTTACAAcgacttttcaatttttgcgACAAAAAATTCGCCGAaatattaaaattctttttGCGACGCTTCGTTAATCGCTGCTTAGTTAATCGCTGCGATTGTGAAAGTGGTTATTTACAGcgattttaagttttttttcgGCGACTTTTAGTCACCACAAATGCGTGTTTGGAGCGATATTGTTTTGGTTGATAAtgactttttcatatttctggCGAGGTTTAGGCATCTGCGGCGATATGGAAACGCCAcaaaaagctaataaaattgaaatgccCGCTCGTTCTCCTGTCATTTCCCTCCAGCCCTAATTCCCCCTGCtccctccccttctctctccccaACTCTTCCTTCTCGAGCATAGCCCATGTCGGTAAGCACAGTCCGTCGCCCGCAACCCCGCCACCTCACCTCGAGCACAACCCACGCCGGGAAAGGCCCTAATTCTTGTAGTGCCCTCTCCTTCCACTGATCTCCGCGACATATTCGAACTTCCCCAAGGTAAGATTTCCAAACCCTTATTTCcaaatcatcttcttcttgcCATTTTATGGTCTTCTAAGTCttcctcttctatttcattTGCTGCTCTTCAAGCATCTCTACCCATGATGATGTGGCCAGACAACTTCCACCCCCAAGTACCGATATAGTGCTTTTGTATTAACCTTGCCAAGGTTATTCTCCCTCCAAGCATTAGTTAGatgcagttttcttttttatctggGTTTTAATTTGTTGATGTTGTTCCAAAGGGAGCAGCAGTGGTGGCTGTGGGTCTCTAATCAGCCCCTGTTCTTTCCCTTTCCTATGTAAATTCAATTTAGTTACATCTATCATTTTGGGACATGCTAGAGTACTGAAAAAATCAAGACATACATAATAAACTTCTTGTCAAAATCAGTTTTCATCTAGCCATTTGTATATAACTGTCTGAAGTGTAAATACTAGGTAAACTTAGTTTTGGTTTTACCTGTGTTCCCTTAGATTTTCCCTATTTTTCTTCATCGGAATTGCCTTCATTCATGGTTCTACTTTACTTTTAATGTAGGAAATGTGGTGGACAAGCATTAGACCACAATTCATGCTTTGACACCATGAAACCTCACCAAGAAGCTTAGCCTCTCTTGAAATGAACTTATTATCGAGACTTCCAAGTGACTCATGGGCCTTATCTTGATTCTAAACCAAGATTACATAGCTATTGTGTGAAGTGTAAAATGTGGTTCAGTTTACAATTGTGTGATTGGGTTGAATGGTGAAGCCGTTGGGTTGTGATTGGGCAGTTGCAACATTGGTACCTATCTTGCAACTGCCTTTTGTTTAATCGAGACAGCTTGATTTTGTAAAGCATTTATCAGTGTTTCAAGTTGGTGAGATCATTAGCAGATTTGAGAAGAAGGGCTTCTATTTGAAAGGTAAGATCTTTTCGATCATTCATCGTTAATATGAGCTGTGAAGTACTTATGGGTTGGCAGTAATATGTGCCTGTAAGCTTTACATATGACGATTTCCAATATGTGCATCTATAATTAGATGTAGACCCTAATTGCATAATTTGCATGAGAGTCTGAAATGATAGTTATGCCATAGGTGGTCTACTCTTAGAGGGTTCAATCTGACATGCTCATGTTTTTGGTTGAATGTCATTGGAATCCCATAATTCTCTTTCTTCTGTCctgaaatgaacaaaaaaattaaacatcaaTTTCTATAGTAGAcgtgcaaaaaactccattATGATTAGCAAAAAGAATAGTTGCATCGAATGTTCTTCGCgttttcaaaaaaatgagtTTCTATAAATTTATGCTTAACTTGCTCAAATTTTAGGGAAAGTATTAGGGCTGAAACCGAGTATGAATTAAAGGTAGCTGTTGAATAATGGagctcctttcttcttttgtagTTGAGTAAATGTAATCTGTGTTTAGGTTTGAAGCTCATCACTGTGGATTGTTCTTTTGCTCAAAGGCACTATGCGGACTTGTCTGCAAAGCCCTTTTTCAATGGGTTGGTTGAATACATTATTTTTGGTCCTGTTGTTGTTATGGTTTGGGAGGGTAAGAATGTTGTGACAATTGGTCGAAAGATTATTGGAGCTACAAATCCTTCGGATTCCGCCCCTGGAACCATCCGTGGTGACTTTGCAGTTGAAATTGGGAGGTAATTTCATCTTCCTTTAACTGAATACTTTTCAAAATACCAAGGTTTGTGTCTTTCTCTTGCAAAATTTGGTCATGGTCTTATATGATTTCCAGTACGCATTTTGTTGATAAAGAATGGTCATCTCATGTAGGCATTGATGGTCTTAATGtactgttttgttttgttgataaAGAATGGTCATCTCATGTAGGCATTAATGGTCTTAAAGTACTGTTTTGTTTGAACTTGTTCACTTGGCTTCtacttatcaagaaaaaaaattgtacttgTATTGTTTCTGATGTGAACAAAATTTCCCAATGTGGGTTGTGATCATGTAAATGTGTTCAATACCCCGTAATCTTTTATTCTGGttgagaactttttttttttttttttttataattttcctttACGGATCAAGAAAATTATGGTCCCAGCAAATTATATGCTTTGTATTCCTCTTACTTTAGAACATCTTCTGATGGAATTTTTTGAAGCTAGGAAAATTAATACAGAAATGGAAAGTGAATTTTGAGTAATTCTACTTTGAAATTGGATTAGTGATACCTAAAGATTGGAAAACGTCTAATGCTTAAGTTACTTTATGCAGGAACGTTATTCATGGAAGTGATTCAGTTGAGAGTGGGAGGAAAGAAATTGCTCTATGGTTCCCTGAAAGAACTATTAGCTGGGAGAGCAGTCTTTACCCTTGGATCTACAAGTGAATGTTATCCTCactcatttatatttatgaCTACTGTTTTGATGAGCTGGTTATGAAGTTTTGACTTTGACTTGGTTATACCTGCTTCCTTGGAACTTTACTTTATACATGCTTATTAAATAAACACAAAGTAATTTAAGTTATTTGATTATGGGCTTGcctgagtaattttttttttttttttaaatggtctGCTTCTGATGACCATTGCAATGGAAGCCCTTTTGAATGAAAACATTAGCAGGAATTGTTTGCTTGATATCTCTTCCCAAAGGCTGTGTAtgtgcatttcttttttttatattttctgaaacatcaTTTCCGGCGAACTGTACTCGTCGGAAATAGTTTTTTCGTCAAACAAGACTATTTGCAGCGCCTAACTGTTGCAAATTACTCGCTGGAAAAGAGACAATCTTATTTACAGCGATTTTAACTgtgcaaaaaatattattcacgacaattttttaacacattgcaaataatatgaagatatttgcaacgatattttgtgtatttgcGACGATATAAAACGCTGCAAATACTTTTTTGTAGCGATAAAGAGTTGAAATATAAACGTTATTTACGGCGTAATTTAATATTAGCAACgaaaaaaatcgctgcaaataaaaattttttgcGACCATTTTTGGGTTTCGCTGGTTTAATTTTTAAGTGAGTCAACAATAGTGACGAATGACTGGCG
Above is a genomic segment from Juglans microcarpa x Juglans regia isolate MS1-56 chromosome 1D, Jm3101_v1.0, whole genome shotgun sequence containing:
- the LOC121262804 gene encoding nucleoside diphosphate kinase B-like, with product MLSSTFVAIPFWFIHDAGLNVAGLTKRECSFKKLDFVKHLSVFQVGEIISRFEKKGFYLKGLKLITVDCSFAQRHYADLSAKPFFNGLVEYIIFGPVVVMVWEGKNVVTIGRKIIGATNPSDSAPGTIRGDFAVEIGRNVIHGSDSVESGRKEIALWFPERTISWESSLYPWIYK